From Macaca mulatta isolate MMU2019108-1 chromosome 3, T2T-MMU8v2.0, whole genome shotgun sequence, the proteins below share one genomic window:
- the RASA4B gene encoding ras GTPase-activating protein 4B isoform X4 produces the protein MDEDALSRDDVIGKVCLPRDTLASHPKGFSGWTHLTEVDPDEEVQGEIHLRLEVQPGTRACRLRCSVLEARDLAPKDRNGASDPFVRVRYKGRTQETSIVKKSCYPRWNETFEFELEEGATEVLCVETWDWDLVSRNDFLGKVVIDIQRLQVAQPEEGWFRLQPYQTKSRQHDEGNLGSLQLEVRLRDEMVLPSSCYQPLVQLLCHEVKLGMQGPGQLISLIEETTSTECRQDVATNLLKLFLGQGLAKDFLDLLFQLELSRTSETNTLFRSNSLASKSMESFLKVAGMQYLHGVLGPIVNKVFEEKKYVELDPSKVEVKDVGCSGLHRPQTEAEVLEQSAQTLRAHLGALLSALSRSVRACPAVVRATFRQLFRRVRERFPGAQHENVPFIAVTSFLCLRFFSPAIMSPKLFHLRERHADARTSRTLLLLAKAVQNVGNMDTPASRAKEAWMEPLQPTVRQGVAQLKDFITKLVDIEEKDELDLQRTLSLQAPPVKEGPLFIHRTKGKGPLMSSSFKKLYFFLTTEALSFAKTPSSKKSALIKLANIRAAEKVEEKSFGSSHVMQVIYTDDVGRPQTAYLQCKCVNELNQWLSALRKVSINNTGLLGSYHPGVFRGDKWSCCHQKEKTGQGCDKTRSRVTLQEWNDPLDHDLEAQLIYRHLLGVEAMLWERHRELSRGAEAGTVPASPGEAPKDSLAQLLRVLQDLREAHSSSPAGSPPSEPNCLLELQT, from the exons GGATCTGGCCCCAAAGGACCGCAATGGCGCATCTGATCCCTTCGTCCGAGTGCGCTACAAGGGCCGGACACAGGAGACCTCG ATCGTGAAGAAGTCATGCTACCCACGCTGGAATGAGACGTTTGAGTTTGAGCTGGAGGAGGGGGCCACGGAGGTGCTGTGCGTGGAGACCTGGGACTGGGACCTTGTCAGCCGAAACGACTTCCTGGGCAAA GTGGTGATTGACATCCAGAGACTGCAGGTGGCCCAGCCGGAGGAGGGCTGGTTCCGGCTGCAGCCTTACCAGACAAAGAGCCGGCAGCATGATGA GGGCAACCTGGGCTCCTTGCAGCTGGAGGTGCGGCTGCGGGACGAGATGGTGCTGCCTTCCAGCTGCTACCAGCCgctggtgcagctgctgtgccaCGAGGTGAAGCTGGGCATGCAG GGCCCAGGGCAGCTGATCTCACTCATCGAGGAGACAACCAGCACCGAGTGTCGCCAGGACGTGGCCACGAACCTGCTCAAGCTCttcctggggcaggggctggccaaGGACTTCCTGGACCTGCTCTTCCAGCTGGAGCTGAGTCGCACCA GTGAAACCAACACCCTGTTCCGGAGCAACTCTCTGGCCTCCAAGTCCATGGAGTCTTTTCTGAAG GTGGCCGGGATGCAGTACCTGCACGGCGTCCTGGGCCCCATCGTCAACAAGGTGTTTGAGGAGAAGAAGTATGTGGAGCTGGATCCCAGCAAAGTGGAAGTTAAGGATGTAGG GTGCTCGGGGCTGCACCGCCCTCAGACAGAGGCCGAGGTATTAGAGCAGAGCGCGCAGACGCTGCGCGCCCACCTGGGGGCGCTGCTGAGCGCGCTCAGCCGCTCAGTTCGCGCGTGCCCCGCCGTGGTGCGCGCCACCTTCCGCCAGCTCTTTCGGCGCGTGCGCGAGCGCTTCCCCGGCGCCCAGCACGAG AATGTACCGTTCATCGCCGTCACCAGCTTCCTGTGCCTGCGCTTCTTCTCTCCCGCCATCATGTCTCCCAAGCTCTTCCACCTGCGGGAGCGCCACGCGGACGCCCGCACCAGCCGCACCCTGCTCCTGCTGGCCAAG GCAGTCCAGAACGTGGGCAACATGGACACGCCGGCTTCCAGAGCCAAGGAGGCTTGGATGGAGCCGCTGCAGCCCACCGTGCGCCAGGGCGTGGCGCAGCTGAAGGACTTCATCACCAAGCTCGTGGACATCGAGGAGAAGGATG AGCTGGACCTGCAGCGGACGCTGAGTCTGCAGGCGCCACCTGTGAAGGAGGGGCCACTCTTCATCCACAGGACCAAGGGCAAGGGTCCCCTCATGTCCTCCTCCTTCAAGAAGCTCTACTTCTTCCTCACCACCGAGGCCCTCAGCTTCGCCAAGACGCCCAGCTCCAAG AAAAGCGCCCTCATCAAGCTAGCCAACATCCGGGCAGCGGAAAAGGTGGAGGAAAAGAGCTTTGGCAGCTCGCACGTCATGCAAGTCATCTACACGGATGATGTCGGCAGGCCACAGACTGCCTACCTGCAGTGCAAG TGTGTGAACGAGCTGAACCAGTGGCTGTCTGCGCTGCGGAAGGTGAGCATCAACAACACCGGCCTGCTGGGCTCCTACCACCCTGGCGTCTTCCGTGGGGACAAGTGGAGCTGCTGCCACCAAAAAGAGAAGACAG GTCAGGGCTGCGATAAGACCCGGTCACGGGTGACCCTGCAGGAGTGGAATGACCCTCTTGACCATGACCTTGAGGCCCAGCTCATCTACCGGCACCTGCTGGGTGTGGAGGCCATGCTGTG GGAGAGGCACCGGGAGCTGAGCAGGGGCGCAGAGGCAGGCACGGTGCCCGCGAGCCCTGGCGAAG CTCCCAAGGACTCATTGGCCCAGCTGCTCCGGGTGCTGCAGGACCTCCGGGAGGCCCATAGCTCCAGCCCGGCCGGCTCCCCGCCCTCAGAGCCCAACTGCCTCCTGGAGCTGCAGACGTGA